Within the Trichoderma breve strain T069 chromosome 3, whole genome shotgun sequence genome, the region TCCAAATCGATTACGATGCCGGATTAAAGggtgggaagaaaataatttGAGGAGGCACACTAACCCCCGGATTTCCCCAAGGCTAGAGCAGCGTTGCGGGGAAGAAGCCTCAGGAACTACACCGATGACAAACAGATTACAGATCGATCCAAAGCTCGCGTGAGGGGCTAAGAGATCCGGCAGCTTAGTCAATTTTGCCCAGCGGTGGCAAGACCACCTGGAAAGTGCCATCGTTGCGGCGTACGCACCCAAACGCTAGAGATATGTTTAAGCATTCATGGTCGGGGAAAGACATCCAAACAGGCGGGTATTTCCCGCAGTCCCGGTAAATTTCGGCCTCTACCTTCAGCTCCCGCGGTGAATTACGACACGTGGATGACCAACACTTACGAATTTGCAAAGGCATAGTAATAAACATGCAAGTTCTTCTCATCAGGATGGGTAACAGCGACTCAAATATAAGAGTGGTAATTCGCGTTCGATTTGCGTTATGACTCGTAAATCTAATAGATCAGTCCAGCGTTTCTCCTAATCATTATCCTTGTATCAACACTATTCACAGATtagcaacatcatctccacatACAAAATGGCGAAGAATTTGAGTACTCGTGCGGGACTGAAGTCTAAGTGGCCACTTGCGGCGGATCTGACTGGCTCTATTCAACCCTTGCGTTTTGAAGGCGAGGTAGCTGATGTCATTGTGTATGGAGATATTCCAACCCAAATTGATGGCACGTTCTATCGCATCTCCCTGGATCGTTTCATGCCTAACGAGCACAACATTCCTATCGACGGCGACGGCTTGATTTCGGCATTTCGCATCGAAGACGGGCATGTTGATTTCAAAATTAAATACGTGGGAACGGAACGATATCGGTTAGAAAGGCGCGCTCGAAAGACCCTATTTGGCGTATTCAAGAATCCTTGGTCACATCACCCATGTGTTCGTGCAGCGGCGGATTCGACGGGTAGCACCAATGTTATTCGGTGGGCACAGCGGTTATTGGTGCTGGAGGAAGCCGGCAACCCCCACGAAGTCGATCCCGACACGCTAGAGACTTTGCGTTATGATCCATTCGAGGACCAAATCAAAGCGAAGGCTTTCACTGCCCATCCAAAGGTCGACCCATTCACGAAAGAGCTCGTCGTGTTTGGGTATGAAGCTAAAGGCCCAGCAACCAAGGACATTGTCACATGGTCTCTTGATGAACAgggacaaaagaaagaggagctATGGATCGAAGCGCCTTGGTGTACCATCATACATGATTGCGGCATCACCGAGAACTGGCTCATACTAATGATGTGGCCCTATGATGTCAACGTCGAAGGCATGAAGACTGGGGGCCCCCATTATACGTATACCGCTGATCGCCCTGCTTGCTTCATCGTTGTTCCTCGCCGTAAAAATCCTCCGATTGCTGGATGGAAAGAGGGAGAGTACCGATTTTACAACTGGAAGCATTGCATGAATATTCATACTGCTGGTGCATGGGAAGACTCAAATGGCAATCTCTACATTGAAACCACGCGAGTACATGGCAAcgttttccctttctttcccccAACGGATGGCCAatctgctggtgctggagaagccaaagccgacTTTGTTCGTTGGAAGATTGACCCGTCTCAACCATCCGACTCTTGGTTGGAAGACCCGACCCTTATTCTAGACCTGCCCTGCGAGTTCCCGCGAATTGACGAGCGGCTGACGTCGAAGAAGTATAACATCGTGTTTTTGAACGTTTTCATCCCTCAGAACGCAGATGGTTCAAAGAATGTATTTCAAGGCTTGAATGGCTTGGCCATGATCAATACGCAGACCGGGGAGCAACAGTTTTATTACCCTGGTGATGACTGTTTCGCACAAGAGCCGACGTTCATTCCTCGTAGCTCCGATGCTGCCGAGGGAGACGGCTGGATTATGTCACTTATTGAGAATCGCGTCAGCCAAACATCCGACCTTGTGTTCATAGACACTCGCGATTTTACCAAGCCAATTGCTATTGCTGCTCTTCCATTTCGCATCAAGTCGCAGGTGCATGGGAACTGGGTTGACGCGAAAGATCTAGGACCCCGCAAATCACTGGTTGATGTGCCTGCGGCCTGGCCATTGTCCAACAAGGGAGACTTGGAGCCACTGTGAAAGAACCGGATCAGCAATCAAGACACAAATACAAATTGCTTTCGCCTTCATAAAGGAGACTTCTAAATCTCATACGGATTGATCATCGAACATCATTTAGCCGAAGAGCGTACTTTCTACTCTATACTTCGCTACTTTTTTGCCCTAGGCTCAGGACATGCCATCACTAGTCCAGTCTCAAGTGAATATAGAGCCAGATCATGCGTCAACCGAGAGTGCAACTGCTTCTCCGGTGCCAACCGCCCCAGCAAAAATTTCCCCAAAAACCTATCCTTCGGTGCTCAATAATGCAGAATCCCTCTTTAGTTTATTCAAAATCATTACATATTAATGTAAATTTCTATTCACTTTCGCCACCTGCTctttacttttactattgGTAATTAATCAACATCCAGAGTTACTAGCCGAATGACAGGCTTCCTTATTTACAGTCTAAGACCCATACTCAAATCCATTTTGAGTTACTGTCGCAGTAGCCGTTGGAGGTGTAATTGTAGATGTAGTAGTACTAGTCTCAGTTATAGTAACGGTATTGGTAACTGTTTCATAGTTGGTGTTTGTGGCAGTGACAGTGTCTGTATCTGTCTGAGAGACCATATTGGTATTCGTAAAGTATGCCGTATTATATTCTGTTGCTGAGACAGTATCGTAGGCAGTTATTGTAATAGTATTATACTCAGTGACTTCATTTGTAACAGTATTGGTCACTGTCGCATCGTTATGGTGGGTGGCGGTGACGGTCTTGTAGGCTGTCTTTACACTGGTCTGGTGCTGGGTTGTGGTGACAGTCTTTTGGTTTGTCTTTGTGACTGTCGTTGGTTTGGTAACTGTGACTGTCTTGCATTTCGTTACTGTGGCCGTGATGGTCTTTGGATGGGCAGTAGCTGTCTTGGTAATAGGGGCGGCCGGTTTAGTAATGAGGCATGAGCAGGCTTTGCTGACATCTCGAGGATCATCACACGGGATATAGTCGGGGAACTTCGGCTGCGTGGCGGCGCGTTTGGTAGGCTAAAGGGGTTTTGAGATTAGGATCATCCGCCATTTTCAGCAAGAGGAAATAAAAACTTACAGGAGGATTCTCAGAAGGGCAAGCTAGATCTGAGAAATAGTATTGGGTGGCTTGCTTCCTTGCATTTACTTCTCTGTAGTTTCCAAAGCGTTACTCTTCATTGTCTTGGACACGAGACCGAAGGCAAAGGACTTACGCTGGAGCGCTGTAACAAGCGCATTGTCCCCCGCCATAGCCAAAGCTAACAGCGCCGGATACCGTCAAGCAGAACGCCTTACAAGAGGCGAAGTTACCAGAACCACCTGGACCGGCGGCCAAACTGTACTGAGCTGTACCAAAGCCAGGAATGGAGCAATGGTATTTATCTTGAAATGAGGTTAGTTTCAAATGTATATGCTAGGAATTCTTTTGGACAGAGGATCACTAACTCGTGGTGATAGTCTGAGTAGGAGTCGGGGCGCTGTAGAATGTTAATGTTGTCTTGTTCGTAAAGTCTGTTGAGAGGGAATGAGTAGCTTACGTAGAACTAGAATCAGGTATTAGTATTGAGCCTTTTGGGGGTTGTCTGGCTAATAAAATACTTACGTTACTGTGACTGTTGCGGACTCGGTGTCAGTGGCCTCCTCAGTCACGGTGCTCGTGATCTGGTTGATAACAGTATCTGTTACTTCAATAGTAATGGTATCAGTGACTTGCTTCGTGGTGTCAACTGTGACTTCCACTGTTGCTGTTCTTGTCGCCAGAGCCGTAGCAGTGTTGGTAAGACCGTCCGTGAGGGTAATAGTAGCTCGATCTGTCTTGGTGTCTGTGACCTCGGCAGTGATTGTCTTTGTTTGGGTGGCAGTAGACGTGTCTGTCACTCTGGCTGTAGCTACTGTAGTTTTCTGTGTGGTGACTGTACTGGTCTGCCGAACGGTAATTGTTTCGATGTTGTTCCGAGTGGTGGTCTTTCGAATCGTGGGTGTCACTGTTGTGGTCTTTGTGCTGCGGAGGTAGGTGGAGCAGAATGGCGATGCTCTGGCCTTGTTGCGCTCAAGGGCCGAGTAGTTTCGGTCATTCTTACAGACTGTCCGGCTTTT harbors:
- a CDS encoding retinal pigment epithelial membrane protein domain-containing protein; its protein translation is MAKNLSTRAGLKSKWPLAADLTGSIQPLRFEGEVADVIVYGDIPTQIDGTFYRISLDRFMPNEHNIPIDGDGLISAFRIEDGHVDFKIKYVGTERYRLERRARKTLFGVFKNPWSHHPCVRAAADSTGSTNVIRWAQRLLVLEEAGNPHEVDPDTLETLRYDPFEDQIKAKAFTAHPKVDPFTKELVVFGYEAKGPATKDIVTWSLDEQGQKKEELWIEAPWCTIIHDCGITENWLILMMWPYDVNVEGMKTGGPHYTYTADRPACFIVVPRRKNPPIAGWKEGEYRFYNWKHCMNIHTAGAWEDSNGNLYIETTRVHGNVFPFFPPTDGQSAGAGEAKADFVRWKIDPSQPSDSWLEDPTLILDLPCEFPRIDERLTSKKYNIVFLNVFIPQNADGSKNVFQGLNGLAMINTQTGEQQFYYPGDDCFAQEPTFIPRSSDAAEGDGWIMSLIENRVSQTSDLVFIDTRDFTKPIAIAALPFRIKSQVHGNWVDAKDLGPRKSLVDVPAAWPLSNKGDLEPL